The following proteins come from a genomic window of Macrobrachium nipponense isolate FS-2020 chromosome 32, ASM1510439v2, whole genome shotgun sequence:
- the LOC135207251 gene encoding zinc finger protein 239-like has product MEVLPNAFDGSASQLLLLTFDKTKDHTTKVRTKKLNFRCDICQKPFSKNAYLARHMVTHTGEKNFECHICGKKFSQNPHLRTHMKIHTSEKSWICSVCGKGFFQKSNLTTHMVTHTGERNHRCEVCGKGFSQKTNLNTHMVSHTGGYEFICDYCEKGFSRFSHLKRHLISHTGEKNFRCDLCGKNYTMNSSLERHKLTLHNNEWVENQRKRKAARKPMKCKGSKENDLNDLLLKRVENVQESTHNSLSITIKTEAETFVIETDPSLFHDDDDDISNLDIEHNDHENLHIKTETDEEQIIANVCSNGESCEQRISKNGGSEKECGVDHINESIHKRRVF; this is encoded by the coding sequence ATGGAAGTGTTACCAAATGCTTTTGATGGCAGCGCAAGCCAACTTCTGTTGTTAACTTTTGATAAAACAAAGGATCATACGACCAAAGTGCGCACAAAGAAATTGAACTTTCGATGTGATATATGTCAAAAACCATTTTCTAAGAATGCTTACTTGGCAAGGCATATGGTAACACATACTGGAGAAAAGAATTTTGAGTGTCATATCTGTGGTAAGAAATTTTCCCAAAATCCCCACTTAAGAACCCACATGAAAATACATACTAGTGAAAAAAGCTGGATTTGCAGTGTTTGTGGAAAAGGTTTCTTTCAAAAGTCAAATTTAACCACTCACATGGTAACACACACAGGAGAGCGCAATCACAGGTGTGAAGTATGTGGGAAAGGCTTTTCTCAAAAGACAAATCTAAACACTCACATGGTTTCTCACACGGGTGGCTATGAATTTATATGTGATTATTGTGAAAAAGGATTTTCCCGTTTTTCACATCTAAAAAGACATTTGATATCTCACACAGGAGAAAAGAATTTTCGGTGTGACCTTTGTGGTAAAAATTACACTATGAATTCATCTTTGGAGAGGCACAAACTCACATTACACAATAATGAGTGGGTGGAAAATCAGCGAAAAAGAAAAGCTGCTCGTAAACCAATGAAGTGTAAAGGTAGTAAGGAAAATGACCTGAATGACTTATTATTAAAAAGAGTTGAAAATGTACAAGAATCAACACACAATTCTTTGAGTATTACCATTAAAACAGAAGCAGAAACATTTGTGATTGAGACTGATCCCTCTTTgtttcatgatgatgatgatgatatcagtAACCTAGATATAGAACATAATGATCATgaaaacttacatataaagacAGAGACTGATGAAGAGCAAATTATTGCAAATGTATGCTCTAACGGAGAGTCTTGTGAACAGAGGATTAGCAAAAATGGTGGCAGTGAGAAAGAGTGTGGTGTGGATCACATCAATGAAAGTATCCATAAAAGAAGAGTATTTTGA